In one Arthrobacter jinronghuae genomic region, the following are encoded:
- a CDS encoding VOC family protein, producing MAIARVPSTVIDCPDPEALAIFYGALLDWKVDLDGYDGDWTEISDVTGQRFAFQKVENYTPPVWPGQHVPQQMHIDVDVDDLDEGEAAVLALGATKHEQQLGRTFRVFLDPAGHPFCLCQASPAGAAGAAQISG from the coding sequence ATGGCTATCGCACGAGTACCCAGCACAGTTATCGACTGCCCGGACCCCGAGGCACTCGCCATCTTCTACGGCGCCCTCCTGGACTGGAAGGTGGACCTGGACGGGTACGACGGCGACTGGACCGAAATCTCCGACGTCACCGGCCAGCGCTTCGCTTTCCAGAAGGTGGAAAACTACACTCCGCCGGTCTGGCCGGGCCAGCATGTTCCCCAGCAGATGCATATCGATGTCGATGTGGACGATCTGGACGAAGGGGAAGCCGCGGTTCTCGCGCTTGGGGCAACCAAGCACGAGCAGCAACTGGGGAGGACCTTCCGCGTGTTCCTGGATCCGGCAGGCCATCCGTTCTGCCTCTGCCAGGCCTCGCCGGCCGGGGCGGCCGGCGCCGCGCAGATTAGCGGCTGA
- a CDS encoding VOC family protein, translating to MAIARVPNTVIDCPDPEALATFYGALLDWKVSVDDDGWADITDVTGQRFAFQKVENYTPPAWPGQDVPQQMHIDVDVDDLDEGEAAVLALGATKHEYQPGETFRVFLDPAGHPFCLCVGWKDD from the coding sequence ATGGCTATCGCACGAGTTCCCAACACTGTCATCGACTGCCCGGACCCCGAGGCACTCGCCACCTTCTACGGTGCCCTCCTGGACTGGAAGGTGAGCGTGGACGACGACGGCTGGGCGGACATCACCGATGTCACCGGCCAGCGCTTCGCTTTCCAGAAGGTGGAGAACTACACGCCGCCGGCCTGGCCCGGCCAGGACGTTCCCCAGCAGATGCATATCGACGTCGATGTGGACGATCTGGACGAAGGGGAAGCGGCGGTCCTCGCCCTTGGCGCAACCAAGCACGAGTACCAGCCGGGGGAGACCTTCCGGGTGTTCCTTGACCCGGCCGGCCATCCGTTCTGCCTCTGCGTCGGCTGGAAGGATGACTGA
- a CDS encoding MarR family winged helix-turn-helix transcriptional regulator, with amino-acid sequence MTNDGVPAATREIADLLRDLSWNIHRKAPEITGIEPLPNTELAVLKHVLDNPGLTVTELARLMGLKQSNASAAVRTLAERGLVTRSSSPTDRRVSLLLPTEEARAQNEVIAHAWAGPIRAGIERLNAEQRAALEAASGALVALNRAMQTRG; translated from the coding sequence ATGACGAACGACGGCGTACCGGCGGCAACGCGCGAAATTGCGGACCTGCTGCGCGATCTTTCCTGGAACATCCACCGGAAGGCGCCCGAGATCACCGGGATCGAGCCGCTGCCGAACACCGAGCTGGCCGTGCTCAAGCATGTACTGGACAACCCCGGCCTGACGGTCACGGAGCTGGCCCGGCTGATGGGGCTCAAGCAGAGCAATGCCAGTGCCGCCGTCCGTACATTGGCCGAGCGCGGGCTGGTGACGCGGTCGAGCAGCCCGACGGACCGGCGGGTCAGCCTTCTGTTGCCCACCGAGGAGGCGCGGGCGCAGAACGAGGTCATTGCCCACGCGTGGGCGGGTCCTATCCGTGCCGGCATCGAGCGGCTGAATGCGGAACAGCGGGCAGCGCTGGAGGCGGCGTCGGGGGCGCTGGTTGCCCTGAACCGCGCGATGCAGACCCGGGGCTAG